The Halopseudomonas sabulinigri genome window below encodes:
- a CDS encoding DUF3509 domain-containing protein produces the protein MQRDLTPFYEAFPDYHISCEPRPDGNQLLVICDKNSNPVYRRVLLANMSDAQLISRIKLDLFVEGHDSQRDLETLLTEVKQQSYTGGELHRTKWDRLWEERKLTITGRPPRKG, from the coding sequence ATGCAACGCGACCTCACCCCATTTTACGAAGCATTTCCCGACTACCACATCAGTTGTGAACCGCGTCCTGACGGGAACCAGTTACTGGTCATATGCGACAAGAACTCAAACCCTGTCTATCGACGAGTACTGCTGGCCAATATGTCAGACGCGCAATTAATCAGCCGGATCAAGTTGGACCTATTCGTCGAAGGCCATGACAGCCAGCGTGACTTGGAAACACTTTTGACAGAGGTCAAACAACAGTCGTACACGGGTGGGGAACTGCATCGGACCAAATGGGATCGACTATGGGAGGAACGCAAGCTGACGATCACCGGCCGCCCACCTCGAAAGGGATGA
- a CDS encoding SDR family oxidoreductase: MHDQTPPAQHQDQEPSSEKKMDPPPEFYREDYRPASKLAGKVALVTGADSGIGRSVALYYALEGAKVAVIYLQNHEDAEFTLNEIRKHGGVAMSMAGDVAEESFCHEVITTVLEEWDALDILVNNAGEQHPQKRLEDIPQEQWEKTFRTNIFGMFQMTKAALPHLKEGASIINTTSVTAYKGNPVLLDYSATKGAITSFTRSLAINLAERGIRVNGVAPGPIWTPLIPSTFSAETVSEFGGNTPMGRPGQPAELAPSYVYLACNDSSYVSGQILHVNGGTVVNG; encoded by the coding sequence ATGCATGACCAGACGCCACCAGCCCAACATCAGGATCAGGAACCCTCCTCCGAAAAGAAAATGGATCCGCCCCCGGAGTTCTATCGTGAAGATTATCGCCCAGCTAGCAAGCTGGCCGGGAAGGTGGCCTTGGTGACTGGGGCGGACAGCGGCATAGGCCGCTCCGTAGCCCTCTACTACGCCCTGGAAGGCGCCAAGGTGGCGGTGATCTACCTGCAGAATCATGAGGATGCAGAGTTCACCTTAAATGAAATCCGCAAACATGGCGGCGTCGCCATGAGCATGGCGGGTGACGTCGCAGAAGAAAGCTTTTGTCATGAGGTAATAACGACAGTGCTCGAAGAGTGGGACGCCCTGGATATTCTTGTGAATAACGCTGGTGAGCAACACCCTCAGAAACGCCTGGAAGACATTCCCCAGGAGCAATGGGAGAAAACTTTTCGTACCAATATCTTCGGCATGTTCCAGATGACCAAGGCCGCGTTACCGCATCTGAAAGAAGGCGCTTCCATCATCAACACCACCTCTGTAACCGCTTATAAGGGTAATCCCGTGCTGCTCGATTATTCGGCTACCAAGGGCGCCATCACCTCATTCACGCGTTCGCTGGCGATCAATCTGGCCGAGCGCGGTATACGCGTTAACGGCGTAGCGCCAGGGCCGATCTGGACACCCCTGATTCCATCCACCTTCTCCGCCGAGACGGTGTCGGAATTCGGCGGCAACACTCCCATGGGCCGGCCAGGGCAGCCGGCTGAGCTGGCACCGAGCTACGTCTACCTGGCCTGCAACGATTCCAGCTACGTTTCCGGGCAGATTCTTCACGTTAATGGCGGCACCGTGGTCAATGGCTGA